One region of Eupeodes corollae chromosome 1, idEupCoro1.1, whole genome shotgun sequence genomic DNA includes:
- the LOC129941866 gene encoding WASH complex subunit 1 encodes MYTVPVIPPDLRHEETIIQAANALNCLQSTITNIFDRIDKRISKNNDKINDLSSRVDIASKKIQNLSGTNKAIKIFSPAKFPSSHVFRDIELTFNGEEAADLTSNILNDHEITSRVDIGPGNIQEKLVFFHFRSAKNKSTAAGVSSHRGLGDIPTYCKSINSVLLFSTAENVYGARKVADDMSRHLRNRPKGAKKAEVGTSRSLIIEPAPISLSNRQKGADKRQQGLFYTPTMNKAPTIDLPADLPDLPGIAGDIQFDYAETNQIAPSLLFETFLDMPKVPGIVEKNEANKETSSEFKAAEPTKTVITSTSPIPPPPPPPPAAMPEPEAVKSVVPPPPPPAPPMNVHPTDQSKQTLPSPKAAPEVDIRSNLMDAIRKAGGAQGGRLRAAADVARQTSTEQLNTVPDKPKVVSGGDLMADLHNKLLMRRKGISGAKDGRGNPTDGGGVMSRLSSLIPPPPVKSQNSSSDDEDAGDDTDWAD; translated from the coding sequence ATGTACACCGTACCAGTAATTCCACCTGATTTACGACACGAAGAAACAATTATCCAAGCAGCTAATGCCTTAAATTGTTTACAATCGacaataacaaacattttcgatCGCATTGACAAACGTATTTCGAAAAACAATGACAAAATCAACGATTTGAGTTCGCGTGTTGATATTgcatcaaagaaaattcaaaatctcTCCGGCACAAATAAAGCCATTAAAATATTCTCGCCAGCAAAATTTCCTTCGTCGCATGTTTTCAGAGATATCGAGTTGACCTTCAATGGTGAAGAAGCAGCAGATTTAACATCTAATATCTTAAATGACCATGAAATAACAAGCCGTGTTGATATTGGCCCTGGCAACATTCAAGAAAAGCTGGTGTTCTTTCATTTTCGCAGTGCGAAAAACAAATCAACTGCCGCTGGAGTGTCCAGCCATCGTGGTCTTGGTGACATCCCCACCTACTGCAAGTCTATCAATTCTGTTTTGCTGTTTAGTACGGCAGAAAACGTTTACGGTGCTCGAAAGGTGGCCGACGATATGAGTCGCCATCTACGAAATAGACCTAAAGGCGCGAAGAAAGCGGAAGTTGGCACTAGTCGTAGTCTAATTATAGAGCCGGCCCCGATCTCGCTGAGTAATCGCCAGAAGGGTGCCGATAAAAGACAGCAAGGTCTTTTCTACACACCGACGATGAATAAGGCACCAACTATTGACTTGCCTGCCGATTTGCCCGACTTACCTGGCATAGCTGGTGATATTCAATTTGATTATGCCGAAACCAATCAAATCGCTCCCTCGTTGCTTTTCGAAACTTTTTTGGATATGCCTAAAGTGCCTGGAATTGTGGAAAAGAACGAAGCTAATAAAGAAACAAGTTCGGAGTTCAAAGCAGCTGAACCAACTAAAACGGTGATAACTTCTACATCTCCAATACCACCACCACCTCCGCCGCCACCGGCGGCTATGCCTGAACCTGAAGCAGTTAAATCAGTTGTGCCGCCACCTCCACCTCCTGCTCCACCTATGAATGTCCATCCTACAGATCAATCGAAACAAACTCTACCGTCACCAAAAGCAGCTCCTGAAGTTGACATTCGTTCAAATTTAATGGATGCCATCCGGAAAGCTGGTGGAGCTCAAGGAGGTCGGTTGCGGGCTGCTGCTGATGTCGCTCGACAAACGTCCACAGAACAGCTCAATACAGTTCCAGACAAACCTAAAGTCGTCTCTGGAGGAGATCTAATGGCTGACTTACACAATAAGCTGCTTATGCGTAGAAAAGGAATCTCTGGAGCTAAAGACGGCCGAGGAAATCCCACAGACGGTGGAGGTGTAATGAGTCGATTGTCCTCTTTAATTCCGCCTCCACCTGTTAAGAGTCAAAACTCTTCATCAGATGATGAAGATGCTGGCGATGATACAGATTGGGCCGATTAA
- the LOC129938883 gene encoding stimulator of interferon genes protein homolog yields MINPTMTWGKNATFAAVNLILAEIIWRLGRILHEYLKYAKHYPFNRKIRTIFNHGFTFEQSFLCLMAIVVAIVTTQYSSALIVFDGFLEQSHLLPIWWIFRFVQITKSAFDYSDFIRSDSGLDYATGMASNYFHGYLNLTLPKHGNQNGIRKRIENYESIHDVEFAVKRLMILIPNSLHTRPVIESPLMERQERRPLEGVRRDRAGVSRPFTNDVYRIEIDGKPYYITVEGATPLLSYFDALNFYLTSTWQMKAMQKEIMIKFYRYLKNILEKWPATQEQCELVFYNDYTADGRPQDVGEVLCLHIKNMWATSRKK; encoded by the exons atgataaatcCAACCATGACCTGgg GCAAAAATGCAACGTTTGCCGCAGTTAACCTCATTCTGGCCGAGATTATTTGGAGGCTTGGTAGGATTCTGCATGAATACCTAAAATATGCCAAACACTATCCATTCAATAGAAAAATCCGAACAATTTTCAATCATGGATTCACATTCGAACAATCATTTCTATGCTTGATGGCAATCGTTGTTGCGATAGTGACTACGCAATACTCAAGTGCTTTGATAGTTTTTGATGGCTTTCTAGAACAGTCTCATCTCCTTCCTATATGGTGGATATTCCGATTTGTTCAAATTACCAAGTCCGCTTTTGACTATTCGGACTTTATAAGATCTGATAGTGGATTAGATTATGCTACCGGAATGGCATCAAACTACTTCCATGGCTATCTAAATCTTACCCTACCAAAACATGGCAACCAAAATG GAATTAGGAAGCGAATTGAAAACTATGAATCCATACATGACGTTGAGTTCGCAGTTAAACGCCTAATGATCCTCATTCCGAATTCATTGCACACTAGACCCGTTATTGAAAGCCCTTTAATGGAACGGCAAGAAAGA aGACCACTTGAAGGCGTAAGAAGAGATCGTGCTGGGGTATCCCGTCCATTTACAAACGATGTTTATAGAATTGAAATCGACGGGAAGCCCTATTATATTACAGTAGAAGGTGCAACACCCCTGCTAAGCTATTTCGATGCATTGAACTTCTATTTGACGAGTACTTGGCAAATGAAAGCTATGCAGAAGGAAATCATGATAAAATTCTATAGATATTTGAAGAATATCCTAGAAAAATGGCCAGCTACTCAGGAACAATGTGAACTGGTGTTTTATAATg aTTATACAGCCGATGGACGGCCACAAGATGTTGGGGAGGTTCTTTGCttacatattaaaaatatgtggGCCACGAGCAGGAAGAAGTAA